The Verrucomicrobium spinosum DSM 4136 = JCM 18804 genome includes a region encoding these proteins:
- a CDS encoding DNA-3-methyladenine glycosylase I — protein MNETYLDTDGIRRCHWCSLAPEFPAYHDTEWGFPVSDDRRLFEKLSLEGFQSGLSWRTILAKRENFRRAFHDFDYQRVARFEENDVVRLLQDAGIIRHRGKIEAVINNARRALELEKEAGSLAAYIWSYEPDPASLAEPQTASTSAQSIALSKDLKKRGWKFVGPTTVYAFMQAMGLVNDHATDCASRAKASRARRKFVKPAGGALPDGSLRRKDP, from the coding sequence ATGAACGAAACCTACCTCGATACCGATGGAATACGACGTTGCCACTGGTGCAGTCTCGCTCCGGAGTTTCCCGCCTACCATGACACGGAATGGGGCTTTCCGGTGAGCGATGACCGCCGGCTTTTTGAGAAACTGAGCCTGGAAGGGTTTCAGTCTGGCCTCAGCTGGCGGACCATTCTGGCCAAGCGGGAAAACTTCCGGCGCGCCTTTCATGATTTCGATTATCAACGGGTGGCCCGGTTCGAGGAAAACGATGTGGTGCGCCTGCTGCAGGACGCCGGCATCATCCGCCACCGCGGCAAGATCGAGGCGGTGATCAACAATGCCAGAAGGGCTCTGGAACTGGAGAAGGAAGCCGGCTCCCTGGCCGCCTACATCTGGAGCTACGAGCCGGATCCAGCCAGCCTGGCGGAACCACAAACGGCCTCCACTTCCGCTCAGTCCATCGCCTTGTCCAAGGATCTGAAGAAGCGTGGCTGGAAGTTCGTCGGCCCCACCACGGTGTACGCCTTCATGCAGGCCATGGGCCTGGTGAACGATCATGCCACCGACTGTGCATCGCGGGCAAAAGCCTCGCGGGCGCGGAGGAAGTTCGTGAAGCCCGCTGGTGGGGCTTTACCCGATGGTTCCCTCCGCAGAAAGGACCCATAG
- a CDS encoding YciI family protein, which yields MFIILLRFSSRQSEAPQFMAGHKQWLSRGFDDGVFLLAGSLASAQGGCLLAHGVTLAEIQQRVQEDPFVAERVVTAEIIELDPGMADPRLQFLVS from the coding sequence ATGTTCATCATCCTGCTCCGATTTTCCTCCCGCCAGTCTGAAGCGCCGCAATTCATGGCCGGACACAAGCAGTGGCTCAGCCGGGGTTTTGACGATGGCGTCTTCCTGCTCGCCGGGAGTCTCGCCTCCGCTCAAGGCGGTTGCCTTCTGGCGCACGGCGTGACGTTGGCCGAGATTCAGCAACGCGTGCAGGAGGACCCCTTCGTGGCAGAACGAGTGGTGACGGCGGAGATCATAGAGCTGGATCCGGGCATGGCCGATCCGCGCCTGCAGTTTTTGGTTTCCTGA
- a CDS encoding SRPBCC family protein yields the protein MPVHQPPLEVQVIRRYPHPVALVYQAWADPEHLTRWFRPYDDVTLEIVEHDLREGGEYVFHFTWPQAKFLLRGKYLTVQPMACLIFTWMPEPPDIDAGKDTMVSVFFRPLSDHETEVEVRHTLFPDEAMRARHEGCWNSTLDQLLRRL from the coding sequence ATGCCCGTGCATCAACCTCCGCTCGAAGTTCAAGTCATCCGTCGTTATCCGCATCCCGTTGCGCTTGTGTATCAGGCCTGGGCGGATCCGGAGCATCTCACCAGGTGGTTTCGCCCTTATGACGACGTCACGCTGGAGATCGTGGAGCACGATCTGCGAGAGGGTGGCGAGTATGTCTTCCACTTCACCTGGCCGCAGGCGAAGTTCCTGCTGCGGGGCAAGTACCTCACGGTGCAGCCGATGGCATGCCTCATCTTCACCTGGATGCCGGAGCCGCCGGACATCGATGCGGGGAAGGACACGATGGTGTCCGTGTTCTTCCGTCCGCTAAGTGATCACGAAACCGAGGTGGAGGTGCGGCACACCCTCTTCCCGGATGAAGCGATGCGGGCTCGTCACGAAGGGTGCTGGAACTCTACTCTGGATCAACTGTTGCGCCGTCTCTGA
- a CDS encoding ArsR/SmtB family transcription factor → MGECVTALDYTFSALAHPTRRGMLELLAREPVRVTDLAAQFDCSLNVASKHILNLERAGLVRREQKGREHWLRLDATPLSDASAFVQRYRKLWERQLDRLGAYLDTMASQQSGAVSANPKSQKSAS, encoded by the coding sequence ATGGGTGAATGTGTGACGGCGCTCGACTACACTTTCTCCGCTCTGGCGCATCCCACCCGGCGGGGGATGCTGGAGCTGCTGGCGCGTGAGCCGGTGCGGGTGACGGATCTGGCGGCGCAGTTTGATTGTTCGCTGAATGTGGCGTCCAAGCACATCCTCAATCTTGAGCGTGCGGGTTTGGTGCGGCGTGAGCAGAAGGGGCGGGAGCACTGGCTGCGGCTGGATGCGACGCCGCTGTCTGATGCCTCCGCCTTCGTGCAACGGTATCGCAAGCTGTGGGAAAGGCAGTTGGACCGGTTGGGGGCGTATCTCGACACCATGGCCAGCCAGCAAAGTGGAGCCGTTTCCGCGAACCCGAAGTCCCAAAAGTCTGCCTCCTGA
- a CDS encoding PEP-CTERM sorting domain-containing protein (PEP-CTERM proteins occur, often in large numbers, in the proteomes of bacteria that also encode an exosortase, a predicted intramembrane cysteine proteinase. The presence of a PEP-CTERM domain at a protein's C-terminus predicts cleavage within the sorting domain, followed by covalent anchoring to some some component of the (usually Gram-negative) cell surface. Many PEP-CTERM proteins exhibit an unusual sequence composition that includes large numbers of potential glycosylation sites. Expression of one such protein has been shown restore the ability of a bacterium to form floc, a type of biofilm.), producing the protein MKLPFATLKTARPDRPHFSGGTNANGKGAFCLTLLALAYLILPAHSAVTLGLWDFDNSAELNFLNTTPAAGPYSGSTYSNAAGAVPYLTVSSLSVGSGLRTNGGAGTLSSTGTAVSPSYNGVMGVGGSNPYVFPSAAAATASPAAAITASDFFSVTLTPESGYALNLTEISFYAWANQTNTSGSYTYFVQSSATGSTILGTTTKAYDTTGAVVNNNTAPSSSNLYSFDLSAYSADLTNVSTPITFTVGVYSTTNGSLRLDSLQIQGEVVPEPSRALLLGVALGCCLLRRRRGPLRSARLS; encoded by the coding sequence ATGAAACTACCTTTTGCGACCTTGAAAACGGCCCGTCCGGACAGACCCCATTTCTCCGGTGGAACGAATGCGAACGGCAAAGGTGCCTTCTGCCTGACATTGCTGGCTCTGGCGTATCTCATCCTGCCGGCTCATTCTGCGGTGACTCTCGGACTGTGGGATTTCGACAATTCGGCGGAGCTCAATTTCCTGAATACCACACCCGCGGCAGGACCCTATTCGGGAAGCACCTACTCGAATGCCGCAGGTGCCGTGCCCTATCTGACCGTGTCGAGTCTCAGCGTGGGCTCGGGTTTGAGAACCAACGGCGGAGCGGGAACGCTTAGCAGCACGGGCACTGCGGTTTCGCCCAGCTACAACGGCGTCATGGGAGTTGGCGGCAGCAATCCGTATGTCTTTCCCTCAGCCGCGGCAGCGACAGCCTCGCCCGCCGCTGCGATCACGGCCAGCGACTTCTTCTCCGTCACGTTGACCCCTGAGAGCGGCTACGCGCTTAACTTGACCGAGATCAGCTTCTACGCTTGGGCAAATCAAACCAACACGTCAGGCAGCTATACGTACTTTGTGCAGAGCAGCGCGACGGGCAGCACCATCCTTGGCACCACGACCAAAGCCTACGACACCACGGGTGCCGTGGTGAACAACAACACCGCGCCATCTTCCTCCAATCTCTACTCCTTTGACTTGAGCGCCTACTCGGCTGATCTGACGAATGTCAGCACCCCGATCACGTTCACTGTAGGCGTGTACTCGACGACCAACGGCAGCCTGCGTCTCGACAGTCTTCAGATTCAGGGTGAGGTCGTCCCAGAACCCTCCCGGGCTCTGCTGCTCGGCGTGGCCCTGGGCTGCTGCCTGCTGCGCCGCCGCCGTGGACCGCTCAGGAGCGCGAGGCTCTCATGA
- a CDS encoding response regulator: MTPPLTVLIVDDHFVVRSGLAAALEVEGDVKVVGEAKRGEDALEVYQLRQPGVVLMDLQLPGITGVQATAILRAHDPQARILVYSTFAHDDEVQMALDAGAAGYLQKTASRDELLTALRRVAAGGSYLPPELEQRLADLRLCVGISMREREILELIAKGHANKQIAALFAISEDTVKRHVSHILEKLGVHDRAQATAEAIRRGIVRV, translated from the coding sequence ATGACCCCTCCGCTGACCGTTCTCATTGTTGATGATCATTTCGTCGTGCGGAGCGGTCTGGCCGCGGCGCTCGAGGTTGAGGGCGACGTCAAGGTCGTGGGCGAAGCGAAGCGCGGGGAAGACGCGCTGGAGGTGTACCAGCTCCGGCAGCCGGGTGTGGTGCTGATGGATCTGCAACTGCCTGGGATCACCGGCGTGCAGGCTACAGCCATCCTGCGGGCTCATGATCCACAGGCCCGCATCCTGGTTTACTCCACCTTTGCCCACGATGACGAGGTGCAGATGGCGCTGGACGCCGGGGCGGCGGGCTACCTGCAAAAGACCGCCTCCCGCGACGAGTTGCTGACGGCCCTGCGGCGGGTGGCCGCGGGCGGGAGCTATCTTCCGCCTGAACTGGAGCAACGCCTGGCGGACCTGCGCCTGTGCGTGGGGATCTCCATGCGTGAGCGGGAGATTCTGGAACTGATCGCGAAAGGACACGCGAACAAACAGATCGCCGCCTTGTTTGCCATCTCCGAAGACACGGTGAAACGCCATGTGAGCCACATTCTCGAGAAACTGGGGGTGCATGACCGCGCGCAGGCCACTGCAGAAGCTATTCGGCGTGGGATTGTGAGAGTGTGA
- a CDS encoding sensor histidine kinase — protein MTAYRLPALSWLAVLGSSLVCAMAFGVETPLRTALEVRSLPPEEAEKELPVALQGTVIFVDPRGSVLIQDKTAGTFFRGSNVLALRVGDEVGVRGVTSPGMYMPGIQKATYKKLGHGETPPAAPVSYADLLSGRYHYQLVAAEGIVQSVTPSGDGDHTILHLAMNQDLLEVDVYAPPQEGHLLVDSRVRIEGLAAGTINHRRQLLQPILWLQDWSWLKVLKAAPPVQDVPTISASKLLAFRVVGQNGHRVRVAGTVVAAFSDGTVFIRDEATALGLQLHPPMLLSAGTRIEAVGFPKIQGFGASLVNTRLIQQEPGPEPPAIEASMTDLLNGAHDNDLVAVTATLSGSFRAEEGLVLVLQEGGRTFRVSAPLLAQEPPAGSRVRVTGICQVDSIKMTASGVQSVPRTVSLRSRSADDVEVLNSPSWWTAQRLALVVGVLLFAMGLAGLWITMLRRQVRRQTTALRWRIEREAAHDERQRIAREFHDTLEQGLTGLLLRLEAVQAHGVNERGEHLLRASRGLVSQMQVETRSLVSELRVPSRENADLVAALQAIVDEHPLGCGPVLKLEVSGPMPPLPSRTVHHLRMIAREGVTNALKHARAGCIRLSLGVEGSRLRMTIADDGQGFDAEALHGGQRGHFGCIGIEERCAKFGGIALWRSAPGQGTTLEIELMLERSAPAAHGQAAKQLLLHS, from the coding sequence ATGACCGCATACCGCCTGCCAGCCTTGAGCTGGCTGGCCGTGCTGGGAAGCAGTCTGGTCTGCGCGATGGCGTTCGGCGTGGAGACGCCCTTGAGAACCGCCCTGGAGGTGCGTTCGCTGCCGCCGGAAGAAGCGGAGAAAGAGCTGCCCGTGGCACTGCAGGGGACGGTGATCTTTGTGGATCCGCGAGGATCGGTGCTCATCCAGGACAAGACGGCGGGGACGTTCTTTCGCGGCTCAAACGTGCTGGCGCTGCGGGTGGGGGATGAGGTCGGGGTTCGAGGTGTCACCTCGCCGGGCATGTACATGCCGGGCATCCAAAAAGCCACCTATAAGAAGCTGGGGCATGGGGAGACGCCGCCCGCTGCCCCGGTGTCCTACGCCGACCTGCTCTCCGGCCGCTATCACTACCAGCTGGTGGCGGCGGAAGGCATCGTGCAGTCCGTGACGCCGAGCGGAGACGGGGATCACACGATCCTTCACCTGGCGATGAATCAGGACCTGCTGGAGGTGGATGTCTATGCGCCGCCGCAGGAAGGGCATCTGCTGGTGGACAGCCGGGTGCGCATCGAAGGGCTGGCCGCAGGGACCATCAACCACCGGCGGCAGCTCCTCCAGCCCATCTTATGGCTCCAGGACTGGAGCTGGCTCAAGGTGCTGAAGGCTGCTCCACCCGTGCAGGACGTGCCGACCATCTCCGCCAGCAAGCTGCTGGCCTTCAGAGTGGTGGGTCAGAACGGACATCGCGTGCGTGTCGCTGGCACGGTCGTCGCCGCCTTTTCAGACGGCACGGTCTTTATTCGTGATGAGGCGACGGCGCTCGGGCTGCAACTGCACCCGCCCATGCTTTTGAGCGCGGGCACAAGGATCGAAGCCGTCGGCTTTCCCAAGATACAGGGGTTTGGCGCCTCCCTGGTCAACACGCGCCTCATTCAACAGGAGCCTGGACCGGAGCCTCCCGCGATTGAGGCGAGCATGACCGATCTCTTGAACGGTGCGCATGACAACGATCTGGTCGCGGTGACTGCGACTCTCTCCGGCTCCTTCAGGGCGGAGGAGGGGCTGGTGCTGGTGCTGCAGGAGGGCGGCAGAACGTTTCGCGTCTCGGCCCCGCTGCTGGCACAGGAGCCGCCGGCTGGCTCACGCGTACGGGTCACCGGGATCTGCCAGGTGGACTCCATCAAGATGACGGCTTCAGGCGTGCAGTCCGTGCCGCGTACGGTGAGCCTGCGCAGCCGCAGTGCGGATGACGTAGAGGTGCTCAACTCACCCTCATGGTGGACGGCGCAGCGTCTGGCCCTGGTGGTGGGCGTGCTGCTGTTCGCGATGGGGCTGGCGGGGCTGTGGATCACGATGCTGCGGCGTCAGGTGCGGCGTCAGACGACGGCATTGCGCTGGCGGATCGAGCGCGAAGCTGCGCATGATGAGCGGCAGCGGATCGCGCGTGAGTTTCATGATACCCTGGAGCAGGGGCTCACCGGGCTGCTGCTCCGGCTGGAGGCCGTGCAGGCACACGGCGTCAATGAGAGAGGGGAACACCTCCTGCGCGCCTCCCGCGGCCTGGTCTCGCAGATGCAGGTGGAGACACGCAGCCTGGTCTCGGAGTTGCGCGTGCCTTCCCGGGAGAACGCGGACCTCGTGGCGGCCTTGCAGGCCATCGTGGATGAGCACCCTCTGGGCTGCGGTCCCGTGCTGAAACTGGAAGTCAGCGGCCCCATGCCCCCGCTTCCCTCCCGCACCGTTCATCATCTGCGCATGATCGCACGCGAGGGGGTGACCAATGCGCTGAAACACGCCCGCGCGGGTTGCATCCGCCTCTCTCTGGGTGTGGAGGGGAGCCGGTTGCGGATGACCATTGCGGATGATGGGCAAGGCTTTGACGCCGAGGCACTGCACGGCGGACAAAGGGGACACTTCGGCTGCATTGGCATTGAGGAGCGTTGCGCAAAATTCGGCGGGATCGCCCTCTGGCGTTCTGCGCCAGGGCAGGGCACCACCCTGGAGATCGAACTGATGCTGGAAAGATCCGCCCCGGCCGCCCATGGGCAAGCCGCCAAACAACTGCTGCTCCACTCATGA
- a CDS encoding DUF1501 domain-containing protein has protein sequence MNNLSTRHLSRRRFLQQSAAFAAAPLLPGLMKAAAPMPVGKAEHCIFIWLGGGMAQVDTFDPKRRGNPKASPKVAGSDYAAIDTSVPGVQFTEHLPQLARMAERMTVVRTVNHHVVDEHAFATNLVHTGRMISGTVTYPSIGSIVAQQRGAADPDVPAYMLMGFPNVSRGPGFLGARHGYVYLTDTESGPAGFTRPEWVNMDRTARRQALLKPLLEKAPEGTMAGEYEEAQREALRLAGPGFMRHFKLDEEPGTLRQQYGGEFGQRCLLARRLVQAGVRFIEVSQNLNFINGTGWDTHNEGQINQHTLIRDLDTAVSALLRDLEEKKLLDKTLVVMATEFGRPAEFDGRGGRGHQGTTFSMVLAGGGLRHCGAYGVTDELSKNIAENPVSIPDFHATIHAAMGIDPHRALMDGSRPIPITDEGKPIASLFA, from the coding sequence ATGAACAACCTCTCAACCCGCCACCTGAGCCGTCGCCGTTTTCTACAGCAGAGTGCCGCGTTCGCGGCCGCTCCCTTGCTGCCGGGCCTGATGAAGGCGGCTGCGCCGATGCCTGTGGGCAAAGCGGAACACTGCATCTTCATCTGGCTGGGCGGCGGCATGGCGCAGGTTGATACCTTTGACCCCAAACGTCGTGGCAACCCCAAGGCATCGCCAAAGGTAGCGGGCTCGGATTATGCAGCGATCGACACCTCTGTGCCGGGCGTCCAGTTCACGGAGCATCTCCCCCAGCTCGCGCGTATGGCGGAGCGGATGACGGTGGTGCGTACGGTCAATCATCACGTGGTGGATGAGCACGCCTTCGCCACCAACCTCGTTCATACCGGCAGGATGATCAGCGGCACGGTGACGTATCCCTCCATCGGCTCCATCGTGGCCCAGCAACGGGGTGCGGCCGATCCGGATGTGCCCGCCTACATGCTCATGGGATTTCCCAATGTGAGCCGGGGGCCGGGCTTTCTGGGGGCGCGCCATGGGTATGTCTATCTCACGGACACGGAGTCTGGACCGGCGGGATTCACGCGCCCTGAGTGGGTGAACATGGATCGCACCGCGCGGCGGCAGGCCTTGCTGAAACCGTTGCTGGAGAAAGCGCCGGAGGGCACCATGGCCGGGGAGTACGAGGAGGCACAACGTGAAGCCCTGCGACTGGCGGGGCCGGGCTTCATGCGGCACTTCAAGCTTGATGAAGAGCCCGGTACCCTGCGGCAGCAGTACGGAGGCGAGTTCGGCCAGCGCTGTCTGCTGGCACGGCGGCTGGTGCAGGCCGGGGTGCGCTTCATCGAGGTGTCGCAAAATCTGAATTTCATCAACGGCACCGGCTGGGACACGCACAATGAGGGCCAGATCAACCAGCACACGCTCATCCGTGATCTGGACACTGCCGTCTCTGCCTTGCTCCGGGATCTGGAGGAGAAGAAGCTGCTCGACAAGACCCTGGTGGTGATGGCCACAGAGTTTGGCCGCCCCGCAGAGTTCGACGGACGCGGTGGGCGTGGGCATCAAGGCACCACCTTCAGCATGGTGCTGGCCGGGGGCGGATTGAGACACTGCGGCGCCTATGGCGTGACGGATGAGCTTTCGAAAAACATCGCGGAGAATCCCGTGTCGATCCCGGATTTTCATGCGACGATTCACGCGGCCATGGGCATTGATCCCCATCGGGCGCTGATGGACGGTTCGCGCCCCATCCCCATCACGGATGAAGGCAAACCTATTGCCTCGCTCTTCGCTTGA
- a CDS encoding DUF1553 domain-containing protein, with product MRSRFALLFLSVPGWLGCAVLALLSTSIAHSSEAAPKADAQPPVAHWKFEGGDVLGVWQGKGFRQVPGPQGPGYPTFAAGNQAMELAGQDAALVVPDRPELRFQKGNAITIEMWVKVRKIREGQIVHLMGKGRNGTREFGDNNQNYGLRLRGGQGSAAIGFIFTSAAADGQAAKWHRWWSNATFQTDTGWHHLAVTYTFGKKDSLRGYIDGVEIKGAWDLGGATDAGPVHDGDTLVIGTGYTRGTAETLDGWLDEVAIHRTALSAATLKTRFAVAPAPAPEIDRSKLPGGRVLVELCEKGVPQKPMWPAESPVATESYVEEVFGFSELPQHYVATGVRGDRAATFMLRASAMVRLPKGENRLLLRGLGAARLFIDGQEVLKTPFPQRDRAGYAPLTDQDSYLELGPDFRFAPPGNSEVTGPFTGDGEEHLVVLETVVGGGSAGNPFRPELGETVVAICPEGGTTWSLLSPGSRQVPYTDAGWAAYEAERSAHFVKVNAEARAARRSEHAPYWNARRDATAKWLAATPEVPVPDLPPEFPMHNTIDRFLAARIAGIAEDRSATPADGVDYYRDVQPILEAKCYSCHQGGSAKGKLGLDTLAAALKGGKSDGPAIVPGKPAESALFIRATADPDEIMPPEGKGEPLNRAELATLERWIAEGAHWPDLRFSTLKMTPLADDLTFLRRVTLDTVGLVPSEKEIRDFSADNSPDRRAKMIDRLLADPRWADRWMGYWQDVLAENPNLLNPTLNNTGPFRWWIYESLLDDKPMDLFVTELIRMEGSRLFGGPAGFGMASQNDVPMAQKAMIVSSAFLGVEMKCARCHDSPANLTKQQDLFELAAMMGRKPIKLPETSSVPLDRIHQSGREPLIKVTLKPGSTVEPKWPLGQMSSESAAASLAMKPDDSRDRLAALLTAPQNTRFAQVVVNRFWQQLMGRGIVEPVEDWEKGRPSHPELLEWLSREFVRSGYSAKAIQRLILNSHAYQRQVDPMLAGQEPLFVSPAPRRLAAEQIVDSLFTATGKPFALEEMSLDVDGDRKADFALALGKPRRAWMLASTSNERDRPSLMLPRIQAVADVLEIFGWRGARVDPVSKRETAPNVLQPAIISNGTVGGWLTRLSDDHALTQLAMEYQPVDALVERLFLRLLTRKPSAEERTLYVSLLTAGYAERIVPMEKLPRSTPPPRVREKYVSWSNHVDAAANVLREKQAEQARRGDEPTSRLEADWRGRLEDVVWALINAPGWITAP from the coding sequence ATGCGCTCTCGATTTGCTCTGCTGTTCCTCTCTGTTCCTGGCTGGCTGGGATGCGCTGTGTTGGCCCTCCTCTCCACAAGCATCGCCCATTCCTCCGAAGCAGCGCCAAAAGCAGACGCACAACCGCCCGTGGCCCACTGGAAATTCGAGGGAGGGGATGTGCTGGGGGTGTGGCAGGGGAAGGGCTTTCGCCAGGTGCCGGGCCCGCAGGGGCCGGGGTATCCGACGTTTGCGGCAGGAAACCAGGCGATGGAGCTGGCCGGGCAGGATGCGGCGCTGGTGGTGCCAGACAGGCCGGAGCTGCGTTTTCAAAAGGGCAACGCCATCACGATCGAGATGTGGGTGAAGGTGCGCAAGATCCGCGAGGGGCAGATTGTGCATCTCATGGGCAAGGGGCGCAATGGAACCAGGGAGTTTGGCGACAACAACCAAAACTACGGACTGCGACTGAGAGGCGGGCAGGGGAGTGCGGCGATTGGGTTCATCTTCACCAGTGCCGCGGCGGACGGGCAGGCGGCCAAGTGGCACCGCTGGTGGAGCAACGCGACGTTTCAGACCGACACGGGATGGCATCACCTCGCGGTGACTTACACGTTTGGCAAAAAGGACAGCCTGCGGGGCTACATCGATGGCGTGGAGATCAAGGGCGCCTGGGATCTGGGCGGGGCGACCGATGCGGGGCCGGTGCACGATGGCGACACGCTGGTCATTGGCACCGGATACACGCGTGGCACGGCGGAGACGCTGGATGGCTGGCTGGATGAGGTGGCCATCCATCGCACCGCGCTGTCTGCGGCCACCTTGAAAACGCGCTTCGCGGTGGCTCCAGCACCGGCTCCAGAGATCGACCGCAGCAAGCTGCCGGGCGGACGGGTGCTGGTGGAGCTGTGCGAGAAAGGCGTGCCCCAGAAGCCCATGTGGCCCGCGGAATCGCCTGTCGCGACGGAGTCGTATGTCGAGGAGGTATTCGGCTTCTCCGAGCTGCCGCAACACTATGTGGCGACCGGGGTGCGCGGGGATCGTGCGGCGACTTTTATGCTGCGTGCTTCAGCGATGGTGCGGCTGCCGAAGGGGGAGAACCGGCTGCTGCTCCGCGGGCTCGGTGCCGCGCGGTTGTTCATCGATGGCCAAGAAGTGTTGAAGACGCCTTTTCCGCAGCGCGACCGGGCAGGCTACGCCCCTCTGACAGATCAGGACAGCTATCTGGAGCTCGGCCCCGATTTCCGCTTTGCGCCGCCGGGGAACAGCGAGGTGACGGGCCCCTTCACCGGCGATGGTGAAGAGCACCTGGTGGTGCTGGAGACGGTGGTGGGCGGCGGCTCCGCGGGCAATCCCTTCCGGCCGGAGTTGGGGGAGACGGTGGTGGCGATTTGTCCAGAAGGGGGCACCACGTGGTCGCTGCTGTCCCCTGGTTCGCGGCAAGTACCCTACACCGACGCGGGCTGGGCGGCCTACGAGGCGGAGCGGAGCGCCCACTTCGTGAAGGTGAATGCCGAGGCTCGCGCGGCGCGGCGTAGCGAGCATGCACCCTACTGGAATGCACGACGGGATGCCACGGCAAAGTGGCTGGCCGCCACGCCAGAAGTGCCGGTGCCGGATCTGCCACCGGAGTTCCCCATGCACAATACGATTGATCGTTTCCTCGCGGCACGCATCGCTGGGATCGCGGAGGATCGCTCCGCCACACCGGCTGACGGGGTGGACTATTACCGCGATGTGCAGCCGATTTTGGAGGCCAAATGCTACAGTTGCCATCAGGGTGGCAGTGCCAAAGGAAAGCTGGGGCTGGACACGCTCGCGGCAGCGCTGAAGGGCGGCAAATCTGACGGCCCAGCCATCGTGCCGGGCAAGCCCGCAGAGAGTGCTTTGTTCATCCGTGCGACGGCGGATCCGGATGAAATCATGCCGCCGGAAGGCAAAGGCGAGCCGCTCAATCGTGCGGAGCTGGCAACCCTGGAGCGCTGGATTGCCGAAGGGGCGCACTGGCCGGACTTGCGCTTTTCCACCCTGAAGATGACGCCGCTTGCCGACGATCTGACGTTTCTCCGTCGCGTCACGCTCGATACGGTGGGCCTGGTGCCGAGTGAGAAGGAGATTCGCGACTTCTCCGCTGATAACTCACCGGACCGGCGTGCGAAGATGATCGACCGTCTGCTGGCGGACCCCCGCTGGGCGGATCGCTGGATGGGCTACTGGCAGGATGTGCTGGCGGAGAATCCTAATCTCCTGAACCCCACGCTGAACAATACGGGGCCGTTTCGCTGGTGGATCTACGAGTCGCTGCTGGATGACAAGCCGATGGACCTGTTCGTGACGGAACTGATCCGCATGGAAGGCAGCCGACTCTTTGGCGGACCGGCGGGGTTTGGCATGGCATCGCAAAATGATGTGCCGATGGCGCAGAAGGCCATGATCGTGAGCAGCGCCTTTCTGGGGGTGGAGATGAAGTGCGCCCGGTGCCACGATTCCCCGGCCAATCTGACCAAGCAGCAGGATCTCTTTGAGCTGGCGGCGATGATGGGGAGAAAGCCGATCAAACTGCCAGAGACGAGCAGTGTGCCGCTGGACAGGATTCATCAGAGCGGGCGTGAACCGCTCATCAAGGTCACGCTCAAGCCGGGCAGCACCGTGGAGCCCAAGTGGCCGCTGGGCCAGATGAGTTCCGAGAGTGCGGCGGCCTCGCTGGCGATGAAGCCGGATGATTCCCGCGACCGCCTGGCGGCACTGCTCACCGCGCCGCAGAACACCCGCTTTGCCCAGGTGGTCGTGAACCGCTTCTGGCAGCAGCTCATGGGGCGCGGGATTGTGGAGCCGGTCGAGGACTGGGAGAAGGGGCGGCCTTCGCATCCCGAGCTGCTGGAGTGGTTGTCGCGTGAGTTTGTGCGCTCTGGCTACAGCGCGAAGGCGATCCAGCGTCTCATCCTGAACTCGCATGCCTACCAGCGGCAGGTGGATCCCATGCTGGCCGGCCAGGAGCCCCTCTTTGTCTCGCCCGCGCCACGCCGGCTGGCGGCAGAGCAGATTGTTGACTCCCTGTTCACCGCCACGGGCAAGCCCTTTGCGCTTGAGGAAATGAGCCTGGACGTGGATGGCGACCGGAAAGCGGATTTCGCACTGGCGCTGGGCAAGCCGCGCCGCGCCTGGATGCTGGCCTCCACCTCGAATGAGCGTGACCGCCCGAGCCTCATGCTGCCGCGCATTCAGGCGGTGGCGGATGTGTTGGAGATCTTTGGCTGGCGGGGAGCTCGCGTGGACCCGGTCAGCAAGCGGGAGACCGCGCCCAATGTGTTGCAACCCGCGATCATCTCCAACGGCACCGTGGGAGGCTGGCTGACGCGGCTGAGCGATGACCATGCGCTCACGCAACTGGCGATGGAGTATCAACCGGTGGATGCGCTGGTGGAGCGGCTCTTTCTGAGATTGCTCACGCGCAAGCCTTCGGCGGAGGAGCGCACGCTCTATGTCTCCCTGCTCACGGCGGGTTATGCGGAGCGCATTGTGCCCATGGAAAAACTTCCCAGATCAACTCCGCCACCTCGCGTGCGTGAGAAATATGTTAGTTGGTCGAACCATGTGGATGCCGCGGCAAATGTGCTGCGAGAGAAGCAGGCCGAGCAGGCCCGCCGTGGCGATGAGCCCACCTCAAGGCTGGAGGCAGACTGGCGGGGCCGCCTGGAAGATGTGGTGTGGGCATTGATCAATGCGCCGGGCTGGATCACCGCCCCTTGA